GAGCTCCGGGCcccgcgcccggcccggcccccgccccgcccgcccggcaGCGATAaaaggcggcggcggcggctccgggcagcagctgcagcggAGCGGCCGCGACAGCGACAGCGACAGcacagcccggccccgcagcgaCACCGCAGCGCTCACatcacggcacggcacggcacagCCCCGCAGCAACACCGCCGGTGAGGGGGGCGAGGGGATGGGGAGGCCACGAGGATGCAGTGGGGTGGGACGCGATGGGGATGCAGTGGGGTGGGACGCGATGGGGATGCAGTGGGGTGGGACGCGATGGGCCGGGGGACGCTGTGCAAAACGCGTGGGACCAGCTGTGTCCCCCTCTCACCGCAGCCCGGCTGGGGAGGGTCTGCTCCGTACCGGGCACCACGGGAACAGGGTGGATGCGTTTTCCTGAAGCAAACCTTCAGCAAAAATCGCCGATCCCCATTTAAAGCACAGCCGGGGGTCTGCGGGGAGCTCGGGCAGCCCGGAGACCTCTGCCACCACAGCAGCTGGATTTAACTCACGTCActctctcttctcttccagAACTGACATCTAAACCTGCTGCTGCAAAGCTAAAATGGAAACCATGCATGAGCTGATCCCCTTCGCCAAAGAAATGCTCAGCCAGAAGCCCAACAGGAAGATGATCAAGCTGTACATGCTGGGCAGCGTGCTGGCGTTCTTTGGGGTGGTCATCGGGCTGGTGGAGACCGTGTGCAGCCCCTTCAGCTCCGAGGGCAGGatagaggaggaggacaagagCAAGCCCGCGGCGCCCCGGGAGCAGCGGGTCCCGCCGGCAAGGGAGGGTTTGGTGCTGGCCAAGGGCAAGGAGCCGCCGGCGCTGCACAGGGCCCTGGTGACCCGGCACCACGCGTCCtaggccggccccgccgctcagCGCCGCACAGAGACTCCGCTGCCCCGCCCGCCCAGGGGGTTCCAGCACGAAGAGAAGCTCGGCTGAGGGAGACTGCACGTGTGAGACTCGCCAGAAGTGAAGGGTTATATTTGCTGCTGTGCAGCAGTGGGAAAAAATACCTTTTGTTGGTATGAACCTGTGCACGACGCACAGCAtggtttcttatttttcttacgGACGCATTTTACACCATTTTGCAAgatcaataaatattttatatggtaccagtgctctctgtcgctgcatttattttcaaagcCTTCTCGTGCTGATTTGCAAAGAGGTTTTGCTCACACCTCTGGCCCCTTTTGAGGGGCACAGTCCAGGGGACAGTGGAGGagggggctgccccctccccataACGCCCagtgaggctgctctggggtctgttctgtctgtccctctggcagctgctccttcccagaaGGGGCCAGCTGGGGAGGAGGTGGCACTTGTGCAATGGGTGCCACATGCCCCGAGCTGGAGTTGTACTTCGGGGGTTATCTGGGTTCAGTGGCACAGATTTGTGTCTCTGCCATGGCCACGTGTGCACAGAActggtttaaaataaataaaaacccgATTCTCGCCCCAGCAATCCTCCAAcaggctccagctgctgcacagctaAAAACCTTCAAACCAAAAACCTTCTACCTTTCCTGGGATCTTTCTCAAAGCCACCACAGACACCTAATTGTGCAGAGTAATATTGGCTTCCAGCGTCACAGGGTGTCACAGATGGAAAAACCCAGAGATGGCACAGTCAGACTGGAGGGTGTGGAAACTGTTCCAAGCTTCAGGCTCTACTCAGAGCACTGCCAGAATCATTAGAGGACTTTCACCTATTTAAAAATTGTTCTGGGGCTTAGCAAGAATCTGTTGCATGTGGGACTGTGTCATGTCAGTCAAATAAATTCtccaggcagccacagctgagtGATCCTGACCACACttgggaggggagggcagggaaacAGGCCCTGCCAGTCCTGACCAGGGCAGAAAATCTTCTTTATCTGCTCAAAGACacaccagcagggcagggggagtAGCAGGATCCACACCTTGCACAGAAACTGGGAGATGCACCAGCCATGTGCCACTCTCCAGCTAAAAGCAAAGCAATTGAGCCAAACGCTGGACCATGGGAAATGAAAAACCCCTGCCAGACCCCAGTGCCCAAAGCACAGGTCCTCCCCAAGCTGCACAAGGTAAGATCAGAACCTGAAAACGTCAGAATACAGATGAAGTTCACAACTTCATTTTCATAATACCCACAATTCATTTTGTTGACAATTATTTCTGTTACCAAAACAGAGTGGAGAAAGAATCCTACCCAGTATCTGCACAAAAACCCTGCTCAAGCTTTCAATCCAATTTAAAGTACCTTTTCCTCAACTAAAAGTATATTTTAATTCAAATGGCCTTTGAGGAATACTTCATTTACTCTGTAACCACCCCTTTGGACTCTGGCAAGGCTGAACAATCCAACCCCTCACTGGTACCAATGGAAGTTTCATGGGAAAGCACGAGTTCAGGCCTGAAGGGAGCCATCAGCTGAGGAGTGTCCActgtcctcctccctccctACCGATTCCAGCTTTTAAAGAGGTTTTACATTTCCAGCAGGGCCTCAGGGAAGGCTGAGCTGGAATTCCCTGTGGCACGCTTGGTGCACAAAGCAGGGAGCCGGGCGCCTGTGGCTGTATCAGGGATGGAAGCGCTCCCGGGTCGGGTTTGTCCTGCATCACCgacaggcagagcccagcgCTCACACAGATGAAACCGAGCTGAGAGTCAcagccctgcccggggcagctgggagctgctcatCACCCCTCAGTCCCCAAGGTCAGAGCTCCTCTGCAAGTTCCAGGTGTCTCATCCTGCCCTGTGGGAAAGGGGGGCTTGaaaagggaggagagggagctcCTGAGTGCCGAGGTGACCGGGGGGCTCCAGGTGAGCCCGCCCAGGCTGGCTCCCCCCACTCCTGGGCAGGGACCCCAGGTttgcctgccctgctgcccgcacctcctcttcccagtgctccagTGCCGGGGTGATGAGCTTAAAGCAAAGAGGGTTGTGAGCAGTCAGAATAGCTTCTCCTAAGACACTAACGGGATTAGACAGCTaaagcccagccctgctccggCCGCCCTCCTGCAGAGGACAagctcctgccctgcctcccGACGTGCTGCAGGCTCCGGGTGGGAACCAGACACACATCACACCATCAGCCCTGCGTGCTGCCACTTCGCCAGGGGATTGCAGGGACTTGAGACAGGGCTGGCTCTCTTCAGCAGGGGGAATTAGAGGAGCATTAATCACTGATTTTACAACAACGACCACATAAAGTCTTATTTAAACCACACAATAAATTCGGTGTGCACGAGGCCTGGTAACTCCTTTGACACCACTCCAGCGGTGACCAGTGACCAAGTGGCCTGACACAGCAGAGTAAAAGGCTTCAGCAAAACTTCCTCATCTCTaaaccccagcacagcctccagCCCAGCCTGTTCCCCAGCCCCACCACAGCTGCACCCCAGCACCAACCCGCAGCACAGCCCGGGCAAAGCAACGCCACAGACACAGCAAACAGCATCCCCAGAGCACACAGGGCCATTCCCACAGCCCCCGGGTGGATTGCAGAGACAAAGTTTAACTATAAACACTGGGATAGAGCAGAGAGGGACCAGATGGGATAAGGCACACAGACAGGACCAGGGAGGACACCTCGGGTGAGCTGCTGGGGAGAGGCAGAGAGCATTTCAGGCTGAGTTAAACCCAAGTCCTGAGGGACAAACTCCTGGGGAGGGCCACACGTTGCCCCAGGGCTGAGTTACGTTGCTGGGTTTGCATGAGGTTGATTTCTTTTGTTCTCAGACTTGTCTGAATCGGGTTTATTCCAACCTGTAAAAGGGACACTTTCCCGGTACATTAAATCCTCAGAAAAAGTGCAGCTGGCACAAAATCTGGCCAGTCTTTGTGCCCATCTCTTCAAAGATCTGGTTTCAGCCTGAAGCTGCCATCCTGCCCCTCATGCCATGGAGCTGAAGGCCACTCAGAGCAGCAGCCCTCCCCTCACAGCCCAACACTtcaaaggcaggagctgcatGTCTTCAGAGAGTCCTCACTTGCTATTTGCAGTGTGGACACTGGATATTCCAGGAGCTGCCAGGCTAAATTTAGGGGTGCAGATAACCATATCAGCCTCAGCCACGCAGCTCCAAGGGCACTGGGAACATGGACAGCGGCCAAGGCTCAGAGCAGCCACTGTTCCAACAATGAAATAGCAAGGCAGCAGTTCCCAATTTGATCACACAGgggaagaaatgcaaatttAGGGTTTGGAAATGACTTAAACATCATAGTATTTTCTCTGAACCAGCAGCACGTAGAAATATGAtgtcaaaccaaaccaaacccatccTACAATCCTCTCATCTCCCATGGGACTGGGAGTGCATTTTTCCAGTGGTGTAACCGTGACAGCGATGGGGTTCTGCAGGATGAGcaagcagaaaagcagagctgagGACAGCCCTTTATATCATGATGGCCCTGTCTGTAAAGAAAGGAATTAGAGCTGTGTTCATGGGAAAGGGCACTGGGACAGCTGGgtaggaaaaataatattttaatgtcTATGAGATAAAGGAAAGcaagaggggaaagaaaaaaaaaaagggaaatcctGTGCATTTGACCAAGATTTAATAAAGGTTTGAAAAAAGCCAAATATCtctcaaaaaaggaaaagaaaacaacggTATCCAAATTCCTGCGAAGTGTTTTTGAGTCTTTGAGCTGCCTGCACAAACCTGCCCGAGCCTCAGCCGTGCCCTGGAACGTGCTCCCTCCTCCAGGGGCTCTCCAAGCTCCCCTCTCCCAGTTTGTTGTCAGAACAAGTTTCCTTCCCGGACTCGGTTCCTCCCCGCGAGCTCCGGGCAGCTCCGAGCAGAGAAAGCCCCGAGCAGAGCGGGCAGCAGCGCAGGAGCATCCCCTAGGAAAGCACAGCTCCCACAGGCGGGACCCGGGAGGGACCTGCAGCAGGGGAATCCATCCAGGATCACCCCAGTGAGGTGtttcaggagcagcagggccgggcacagctctgggctctgccgcTGCCGAGGTTGGACCAGCTGGGATCACAAAACCCTTCCCCGTCAGCCCTTTCCTGcccccctcctccctgctctcGCTCCCCGCCCCcagaaaaaagttaaaaacaagtTCTTAAGTTGCACAGAGGAAAACAAGGCCAGAAAAAGCCGCGAGTGGgagtgaggagcagcagcaccctgGCAGGGATGGGAGCAAACCCTGTGGGCAGCGCAGCGGGGCCAGAGCCGGCagctcccaccccagccccgGCCCTGCACCCCCCACGGCCCCTCCCGCACACCAAACAGCGCTGAAACTGCTTTTACAGGAAAGCTGGGGTCAGTTTTGCCCAAAATATTCCATCTCTCAGTCCTTTATTACCAGCTACTTGgcaaaaccccaacccaaccccACAATTCTCGTTGCCACCAGCAAGGCAGGCACAGCGTtggctctgggaccccccagtgcctccatccccacatcccctgGCGCCACCAGGGAGCAGAGAGCACAATCCCTTCCCGTCACACTTGCAGATGGTGCACAAAGGGTGGTGGTTATTGCTTTACTAATGCCAGTAATAAACTAAAATATCTTGAAAAGAGCCTCTCTCCCTGCCACAGCAGACATCTGACATCTGGTTAAttacttcattttcttctcttttccataGCCAAGGAATGAAATGGTTGCCCCATGATCACAACCCAAGTTCAAAGCAAAGggaggcaggaaaagcagagtgGCTGCACTGGTGTTATCTGGCTGAGTGCTTCTTATCAGAGGGAAAGTCGAGGCTGgagcagaaaggcagaaaaagaaaaaaaattatccataAAGCAGCAGCAAGGCCAGAGAGCAACACTGCCCTAGCAGGCACACCACTGAATTAAAGCACCTGCATTTTAAAGATGCAATACAAGGGAAAAGAACATTAAACGATTCTGTCTGGTTCTGAGTCTGTTGGGCAGAGTGCTGTGCCCCCAGAAATCAGAGCCTGGAGCCGCTGCTGCCCGGCAGATGAGGCTCCTGTCCCACAAACACAGCTTTTGTCGCACCAGAGAAggccgaggctctggcagggcagtTCCAGGAGCTCCCACAGCATATCCCCATCACTGGTACTGTGGGATGGagatcccagccccacaccaaaGCTGGGACATGGTTTATCCCTATGGCACAAGATCCACAGCATTGAATTTGCTGCTGAGGCTCGGGGAGCTACAGGGTGTTCTGTGGGGTTTCCTCAAGATTATACTCATTTAAAAGTCAGAACAAAGCTCTTGCAAAACCCCAAGCAGAAACCACGGCAGCGAGGCCACTGATTTCTCTGCAGAAAACACATCCAGAGTTTCCCTGCaaacctccctgtgcccagacTGCCCCTTGGGGCCAAGGTGGCTGCACCCCACAGATGGGTTcagctcagcccctgctccctcATCTGCTCACAGATGAATAAAAATGAGATGAAAAACTCAGCCCTGCCTCAGCAGAGCATTTCTGGGGCTGTTTAGGGTGCAATGTGCTGCTGAGTGCCTGCTGCCAGCATCCCAGTGGCAGGAGCTGCTTTggggcacagagcagccacGCCCTGGGGAGCACAGGAGCggctctgggtgtccccagtgccGGAGCCGGGTCACAGCCATGTCCAGGGCCTGCAGGAATAAAGGACAATGTTTAACCACCTGCACTGGGCTCCCTCTGATGTTCTCCAAGTGAAACTTGATGCTGCTCAGCAAAGACACACCTCTTCCAGGGTGTTGTGCAAAATTCTGCATTCTAACGTAGGACAGGAAATATGAAAAGAGCAAGGCAGAACCCAAACAGCCCTGCTGGCCAGGCCGAGCAGCGGGGAGCAAACCAGAGGCTTTTGCTTGGCTTATCCATCCACCCACCCGTGATTTTCCAGGGCTTTggaagctgcagctcctccgCTAACAGGTTTTTAAAGGGTCACATCGCTGCTTCcctcaggagcagctctgcagagggttttttgttccttccttctctctcaTGCTTTATTTCCTGGCTCCACAGTGGGATGGGTCGGTTGCAAAAGATTCTCATTCCCTTTCTGGGATTGGTTTTGGCCTGCTGGTTCTATTCTGCGAGGGACACTTTCAAACCGGGTAAGTATCCAAAGTGAATCTGTCTTTAAGGAAAAAACTACGAAAAGCCACTTTTGGGTGTTTTGCATAGAAACCGGACAGAGCTCGGACCAAGCCACATCCGAGCCTTTGTGTGGTGGCAGATACTGGGAAGTTGCTTTAACAAAGATCTGAAACCAAACTGAGCAAGGACTATGCAGAAAAACCTCCTGAGGGAGCAGGTGAGGCAGGGGGCGAGAGGGACAGGGCACCGAGCACTCCATTTTCCTGGGTGTAGGAAAGGAGTTAATAAATGTGGCGCGTGAGTGTTAAAGTTTGGAGCATGCACTCGGAGGATTGTTTTTATTGCAGAATAGTTGGGGCGTTGATAAATTGTGCCCTGGCTTGTGGAAAAAGCTGCTGGAAGAGTCAAGAGCTGTCCCTGTGTCATTGCATtccacagggagctgcagcgGCTCCGCAGCTTTTTCCATGAGATGGGAGAGCGCTGCTGGTGCCGGATGCTTTGCACTCGCGGGCTCGTTTACCTCCCAATTAACTGCTGATTCTGAACGGCActcggggattttttttttagttttaaggTTTTTTCTAATAGCATTTGGATAACTTAAATGGCTGTGCCTTGGTCCACAGAGATGCTGCGAGGGAAGCGGGTGATCGTGACGGGAGCCAGCACCGGGATCGGGGAGCAGATCGCCTACCACCTGGCACGGATGGGATCCCACATCCTCATCACGGCACGCACAGAGGCCAAGCTGCAGAACGTAAATGGCAACCTGGGCACTCTCACGTGGTCATGGCAGGGCTCACACAGACACGGGGAGGTGACCTCCCATCCCAGCCACAGGAACATCCACGGCACAGACCCCAGCTAGGCATGGTGGCAGTCACAGGTCCCAGCCGGGCACGGTGACAGCcacccctgtgctctgggagctCCCGCACGCACAGCAATCCCCTCCTGCAGACACAGCACGCTGCACTCCACGTTACAGTGTCTGAACTGATGCACACACATCCCACACACCCTCATTCCACGGCAGGCTCCTGCTCCCCTGCACACGTGCAACTGCAGCTCAGCCTGCACGGAGGAGCCAGACTGCCTCGGGTAACGCGCTCACCCAAGGAATCATTTTCCAGACTCCCTTTGAAGCTCACAAGGCTCCAAACACACTCCCAAAACTCCAAACCGCTGGTTTAAGGTGCGGACACATCACAGGGAGCTCAGACACCCACTCTAGAGAGCACAGCGGGCtcccagggcaggcagaggCGCTGCTGACCCGCGCTGTCGTGCAGGTGGTGCAGCGgtgcctggagctgggagcagcctcggCGCGGTTCGTCAGCGGCACCATGGAGGACACAGCCTTCGCCCAGCACGTGGTGAGGGAGGCACAGACCTCGCTGGGTACGTCTGCAACCTGCTCCTCACAGTGCTGGCATCTCCCCCTGGCCCTGCTTTTTGCCACATGcagaaaaaatggggagagaTGGGGCAAGACGGGAAAAATTCTCCCCTAATTCTGCCCTTcgcagccctgctcctctgcctgcatTGCTGCCTCTCAAACTGAACTACACTCTCAGTTTCAGCTCTGTGGCCTCCTGACATCCTCTTGCAGTATCCCAGCCCTGGATTTCATCAGCTCAgtgccagggcctgaaggaTCTGGCAGCCCCGGCCATTGCGGCCAGGGGTCATAGCTGCAGAAATGCACCAGTTCAGCTCTGTGTGGAGcactccctctccctccccagcccacagACAATTCAGGATCTCCCTTGGGCCATGGTATTTGTGTtttgaactaaaaaaaaatatatcacaACAAAATATTTACTGGTATCCACCATCCGGGCTGCATCCCCGCTCTGGAGATAACAGGCCACAGCTCTGACCCAAAAACCTGATTTCCTTGGATTACACTAATTCTGCTTTCAGAAAATGTTGTTTTGCTGGTTGCAGCCCTCTTCCCCCCAGCACTAATGCCCATTTTTCTGCTTGCAGGAGGCCTTGACATGCTGATCCTTAACCATGTTGGTGCATCCTACTTTGGCTTTTTTGACGGGGATGTTGAGCACGTACGAAAGCTCCTGGAAATCAACTTCCTCAGCTACGTGGCCATGACCACGTCAGCCCTGCCCATGCTGAAGGAGAGCGAGGGCAGCATTGTGGTGGTTTCATCCATGGCAGGTGAGCGGGGAGTGTCACCTGGCTGGTGACATGGGACTCTCTCAAAAGGCACCTGGGCTGATTGTCAGAGGGagcacacagagacaccagGCATCCTAAAGGAGCCATAACTGCCTAACACTCagaaaccccaccaaaaccagccccaacaCCCAAACCCAGATCGGTTTGGGATTCTCTTGATGGAATTTGTTTTCCAATTACCCCATTTTGCTTTTTGACCAGCGCTGCAATAAAACCTCACAGCTGCTATGCTGGCCAGTGTTCTGGTGAGCAGCTCAGTGTCCAGGGACAAGAGTTTCAGCTttgctccatctctccccactgAGGGTTTTGTGGTTCCTGTGGACTGCCCGTGACCTGAACAGAGATGTGAGCCATGGCTTTGGCCTTGAGAGCTGGAAGCCAACAAGAATATTTGTAATGCTGCTGTTCAGGTGCCAGGATGATACTTCACTGACTGTAAACTCCCTTGGGGTAAAATACTTTCTCTGA
Above is a window of Aphelocoma coerulescens isolate FSJ_1873_10779 chromosome 26, UR_Acoe_1.0, whole genome shotgun sequence DNA encoding:
- the G0S2 gene encoding G0/G1 switch protein 2: METMHELIPFAKEMLSQKPNRKMIKLYMLGSVLAFFGVVIGLVETVCSPFSSEGRIEEEDKSKPAAPREQRVPPAREGLVLAKGKEPPALHRALVTRHHAS
- the LOC138098841 gene encoding 11-beta-hydroxysteroid dehydrogenase 1-like, giving the protein MKRARQNPNSPAGQAEQRGANQRLLLGLSIHPPVIFQGFGSCSSSANSGMGRLQKILIPFLGLVLACWFYSARDTFKPEMLRGKRVIVTGASTGIGEQIAYHLARMGSHILITARTEAKLQNVVQRCLELGAASARFVSGTMEDTAFAQHVVREAQTSLGGLDMLILNHVGASYFGFFDGDVEHVRKLLEINFLSYVAMTTSALPMLKESEGSIVVVSSMAGKVGFPFTVPYSATKFALDGFFSSLRQEFAIQSINVSITLCILGFIDTERAVRAAAEVLRERPAPRDECALEILKGAALRRRELYYRYSSTRLPLLLRDCAAELLDYLVRSRYRLPAAPGAPRPPH